A stretch of Peteryoungia algae DNA encodes these proteins:
- a CDS encoding sensor histidine kinase — protein MINRAFLSSIAFRLPFAIAFICVSVLLLSTVAIYGLQRARSEMSAYSVQAFTSLAKASLVSRQVSDLVSSAPFLMNATSPYRVSSESRAVVAQVETLLETMAPDQPGVTLQGAGARRIIELLEDIEAQTLALAANADAAQEHKAEAAVALGEIATARTIQDQDLRQRLNGIAQSASTSDSLFQLGELQRRFVAETTARMLVPSPDLRVSPEQLEPYRRIFEAQTRYLLEMFTIRASVSRLHTVSRDLSHATETQSAFVASALNQNLEATSSALRQLLVMIALASFAVVILAILSIRSVMRVSHGIGDLSRGMNALARGEENVGPPVYAGTETELIRLLDAFRAFKESVDRVSRLRRTAEAAARTIRSTFRTMNEGIALFDPAGRPITMNRRIIELMRQTGSSRKMSLRRFVGTVPEINPLLMPTENERGSLVERQMLRHRFADDQVVEISASRQPDGGVVLLARDVTALDRQEMEAARAQRLDVVMRMTHQVSHEVGNMIGIITGSLGLLEREPGFTERQKRHLGRIRKAAERGRALASSMLSVGSQQQIRPTSIEVGTILQGMADVLEMAIGSRNRLELKVAGNLPTVSLDPALLEQSILNLCLNASAAMPDGGAIRVEALENSQTIIIAVVDEGVGMSPEVLDQAMEPYFTTRSKTGGSGLGLAMVYGFVRQSGGEVRIESRLGEGTRVELCFPAVKVGYDAMAG, from the coding sequence TTGATCAACCGCGCCTTCCTCTCCTCCATCGCCTTTCGATTGCCCTTTGCAATCGCCTTCATCTGCGTCTCGGTCCTCCTCCTGTCGACCGTCGCCATTTATGGCCTGCAAAGAGCGCGCAGCGAAATGTCGGCCTATAGCGTGCAGGCGTTTACAAGTCTCGCCAAGGCCTCACTTGTTTCCAGGCAAGTTTCCGACCTTGTTTCCAGCGCGCCATTCCTGATGAATGCCACGTCTCCCTACCGTGTTTCGAGCGAGAGCCGTGCCGTGGTCGCACAGGTCGAGACACTGCTTGAGACAATGGCACCGGATCAGCCAGGTGTGACCTTGCAAGGCGCCGGTGCGCGCCGGATCATCGAACTGCTCGAGGATATCGAAGCACAGACGCTGGCCCTTGCGGCAAATGCCGATGCCGCCCAAGAGCACAAGGCTGAAGCGGCTGTGGCGCTCGGAGAAATAGCGACCGCTCGCACGATCCAGGATCAGGATCTGCGGCAACGCCTGAATGGCATCGCACAATCCGCCTCGACATCAGACAGCCTGTTCCAGCTCGGGGAACTTCAACGTCGCTTCGTGGCCGAGACGACTGCCCGAATGCTGGTACCAAGCCCCGACCTGCGGGTCTCGCCTGAACAGCTCGAACCGTATCGGCGGATCTTCGAGGCCCAGACCCGTTACCTCCTCGAGATGTTCACCATCCGCGCCTCCGTCTCGCGCCTGCACACGGTTTCGCGTGACCTCTCCCATGCAACGGAAACCCAGAGCGCATTCGTTGCCAGCGCGCTGAACCAGAACCTCGAAGCCACCTCAAGCGCTTTGCGCCAGCTGCTCGTCATGATCGCGCTGGCATCCTTCGCGGTGGTCATCCTTGCCATTCTCTCCATCCGCTCGGTGATGCGGGTTTCGCATGGAATAGGGGATCTCTCGCGCGGCATGAATGCGCTGGCGCGCGGAGAGGAAAATGTGGGGCCGCCCGTTTATGCCGGAACTGAAACGGAACTGATCCGCTTGCTTGACGCCTTCCGCGCTTTCAAGGAGAGCGTGGATCGTGTGTCCCGCCTGAGACGAACCGCCGAAGCGGCTGCCCGCACAATCCGATCGACATTCCGGACGATGAACGAAGGCATTGCGCTCTTTGATCCCGCAGGCCGACCGATCACCATGAACCGTCGCATCATCGAGCTCATGCGACAGACGGGTTCGTCGCGGAAGATGTCGCTGCGGCGCTTCGTCGGAACGGTCCCGGAGATCAATCCTCTGCTCATGCCGACCGAAAACGAGAGGGGGTCGCTTGTCGAGCGACAAATGCTGCGGCACCGGTTTGCCGACGACCAGGTTGTGGAGATTTCAGCATCACGGCAACCCGACGGAGGGGTGGTGCTGCTTGCCCGTGACGTGACGGCCTTGGATCGCCAGGAGATGGAAGCGGCGCGTGCCCAGCGACTGGATGTTGTGATGCGCATGACACACCAGGTGAGCCACGAGGTCGGCAACATGATCGGCATCATCACCGGAAGCCTTGGCCTGCTTGAGCGAGAACCGGGTTTCACGGAGCGGCAGAAGCGCCACCTGGGACGCATACGCAAGGCTGCCGAGCGCGGGCGAGCGCTCGCCTCCAGCATGTTGTCCGTCGGCAGCCAGCAGCAGATACGTCCGACTTCGATCGAGGTCGGCACGATCCTTCAAGGGATGGCCGATGTCCTGGAAATGGCGATCGGCAGCCGCAATCGGCTGGAGCTGAAAGTTGCAGGCAATCTGCCAACTGTCAGCCTCGATCCCGCGCTGCTCGAGCAGTCCATCCTCAACCTGTGTCTCAACGCATCGGCCGCCATGCCGGACGGGGGAGCAATCCGCGTGGAAGCATTGGAAAATTCCCAAACCATCATCATCGCAGTCGTTGACGAAGGTGTCGGAATGTCTCCTGAAGTCCTGGATCAAGCGATGGAACCCTATTTCACGACACGCTCGAAAACCGGGGGATCGGGCCTCGGGCTCGCCATGGTCTATGGGTTCGTCCGCCAGTCCGGTGGTGAAGTCAGGATCGAATCCCGCCTCGGGGAAGGAACACGTGTCGAGCTTTGTTTTCCTGCCGTTAAAGTCGGATATGACGCCATGGCAGGCTGA
- a CDS encoding response regulator transcription factor: protein MLNQKVKILIVEDDPDMAELICDLVEAEGWIPITAPSAEIAQERLQHETVQLVLVDHNLPGLSGRAFAQRLRAQTDVGIVMVTAAGSATDRVLGLETAADDYVVKPFEPNELTARIKAVLRRTHPQLRHDRESDREQTPAALRLGEWAIDLAQRRAVCLTDPTKTLTSAEFALLEILAETPNSPVSRAQILDRMGADSDRFVDRNVDVLVLRLRRKIERNPDLPSHIQTRRGKGYVLHIDDAGSSP, encoded by the coding sequence TTGTTGAACCAGAAGGTAAAAATTCTGATCGTCGAGGACGATCCGGATATGGCGGAGCTTATCTGCGATCTGGTGGAGGCAGAGGGCTGGATCCCGATCACGGCGCCCTCCGCCGAGATCGCGCAGGAGCGATTGCAGCACGAGACGGTTCAACTGGTTCTGGTCGATCACAATCTGCCCGGTCTGTCCGGTCGGGCCTTCGCGCAGCGTCTGAGAGCCCAGACCGATGTCGGCATCGTCATGGTGACGGCAGCGGGAAGTGCGACCGATCGGGTGCTCGGACTGGAGACCGCAGCCGACGACTATGTCGTCAAGCCGTTCGAACCGAACGAACTGACCGCACGGATCAAGGCCGTTCTCAGACGCACCCATCCGCAACTGCGCCACGACAGGGAAAGCGACCGCGAACAGACGCCGGCAGCGCTGCGGCTCGGCGAATGGGCCATCGATCTCGCTCAACGCCGGGCTGTTTGCCTGACCGATCCGACGAAGACACTGACCTCTGCCGAGTTCGCCCTGCTGGAAATACTCGCCGAGACGCCGAACTCGCCCGTCAGCCGCGCACAGATTCTCGACCGGATGGGGGCTGATTCCGATCGCTTCGTCGATCGAAACGTCGATGTCCTGGTGCTGCGGCTGCGGCGCAAGATCGAGCGCAACCCCGACCTGCCCAGCCATATCCAGACACGACGCGGCAAGGGCTATGTGCTGCACATCGACGACGCCGGATCATCGCCTTGA
- a CDS encoding ABC transporter substrate-binding protein produces the protein MTTATRGADALNVLCGVDEVWCAVMEKTYEAKTGLAVNMPRMSTGEILDRVRDEKDQPTVDVWWGGTGVTHLQAAYEGLLEPYRPQQEADLLPWARNFFSLSGGTAVGLYAGALGFAYNADLLSAAGLPAPNCWKDLAKPIYRGHILSGNPHSSGTAFTTLVTLVQLLGEDEAFVYMRELGRNITEYTKAGAEPVKAAGRAEITIGISFMHDAVTQKEAGAPLVIVAPCEGTGYEIGAVSIVKGSRNLEEARRFVDFALSPDGQATGATAGQNQVPSHARAMLPPAAPDISMIKMVDYDFATFGSPGQRSRLLSRFDSEINPTN, from the coding sequence ATGACCACCGCGACCCGTGGAGCCGACGCGCTGAACGTTCTTTGTGGCGTCGACGAAGTCTGGTGTGCCGTCATGGAGAAGACCTACGAGGCAAAGACCGGCCTTGCGGTCAACATGCCACGGATGAGCACCGGCGAAATACTCGATCGTGTTCGCGATGAGAAAGATCAGCCCACGGTTGATGTCTGGTGGGGTGGCACCGGGGTTACACACCTGCAGGCGGCCTATGAGGGGCTGCTCGAACCCTACCGCCCGCAGCAGGAAGCTGACCTTCTGCCCTGGGCGCGGAATTTCTTCTCCCTGTCTGGTGGCACGGCCGTCGGCCTCTATGCCGGTGCGCTCGGCTTCGCCTACAACGCGGATCTTCTCTCGGCTGCCGGTTTGCCGGCGCCCAACTGCTGGAAGGATCTCGCCAAGCCCATCTATCGCGGGCATATCCTGTCCGGCAATCCGCATTCCTCGGGCACGGCCTTCACGACCCTCGTCACGCTGGTGCAACTCCTCGGCGAAGACGAGGCATTTGTCTACATGCGCGAGCTCGGCCGCAACATCACCGAATACACCAAGGCCGGTGCCGAGCCGGTCAAGGCGGCGGGCAGGGCAGAGATCACCATCGGCATCTCCTTCATGCATGATGCCGTCACTCAAAAGGAGGCGGGCGCTCCCCTCGTGATCGTCGCACCCTGCGAGGGTACCGGCTATGAAATCGGAGCCGTCAGCATCGTCAAAGGCAGTCGCAATCTGGAGGAGGCGCGCCGCTTCGTCGATTTTGCCCTGAGCCCGGATGGACAGGCAACCGGCGCCACCGCCGGCCAGAACCAGGTGCCATCCCACGCCAGGGCCATGCTGCCGCCTGCCGCTCCCGACATCTCGATGATCAAGATGGTGGACTATGATTTCGCCACCTTCGGTTCACCCGGACAGCGAAGTCGGCTGCTGAGCCGCTTCGACAGCGAGATCAACCCGACCAACTGA
- a CDS encoding alpha/beta hydrolase family esterase: MTIPQYLLIAAGLLVPHAAYADECGDSVPCVVEDGSYRIEMPSSGSPKGVLVYFHGYKSSAEKQMQHRALVDVAHARGLAFAAVDGLNGTWSHPNAPGRFRDEKRFVGHVFDDLGVRFGFDQTNTLVGGFSQGASMAWYTLCQQGNRTAGAVTFSGVFWDPLPAPTDCVADMPPLVQIHGSADKTFPLSGRAIGSGFQQGNTFKSMAIIREQKICKPETTIQKVIGGIPCEVTPDCNRGEVALCIHDGGHQASPEHLDVALREIGF, translated from the coding sequence GTGACTATTCCGCAGTATCTGCTGATCGCGGCCGGGCTTCTCGTGCCTCATGCGGCCTATGCCGACGAGTGCGGAGATAGCGTCCCTTGCGTCGTGGAGGACGGCTCCTACAGGATCGAGATGCCGTCGTCCGGTTCGCCCAAAGGCGTCCTGGTGTACTTCCATGGATATAAGAGTTCGGCCGAGAAGCAGATGCAGCATCGGGCCTTGGTGGACGTCGCCCATGCCCGCGGGCTCGCCTTTGCGGCGGTCGATGGACTGAACGGGACATGGTCTCATCCCAACGCTCCCGGACGTTTTCGCGACGAGAAGCGCTTCGTCGGTCACGTCTTCGATGATTTGGGGGTACGATTTGGCTTCGATCAGACCAACACGCTTGTCGGCGGCTTCTCCCAGGGCGCCTCTATGGCCTGGTACACGCTGTGCCAGCAGGGAAACCGCACCGCGGGCGCGGTGACCTTTTCCGGAGTGTTCTGGGATCCGCTGCCGGCCCCGACGGACTGTGTCGCGGACATGCCGCCGCTGGTGCAGATTCACGGCTCGGCGGACAAGACATTTCCCTTGAGCGGCCGCGCCATCGGCTCGGGCTTCCAACAGGGGAACACATTCAAGAGCATGGCCATCATTCGCGAGCAGAAGATCTGCAAGCCCGAGACCACTATCCAGAAGGTCATCGGCGGTATTCCCTGCGAGGTGACGCCTGACTGCAACCGCGGTGAAGTCGCGCTGTGCATTCATGATGGCGGGCATCAGGCCAGCCCGGAGCATCTTGACGTCGCTCTCCGGGAGATTGGTTTCTGA
- a CDS encoding RNA polymerase sigma factor, with translation MGFTFFVAAVGFGLRIHADGLFLDQLRSGDPEALRLLVERHQAALVGLAQTIVKNRAMAEDVAQETWLSVIANISRFEGKAALSTWIIAILLNKAKTHAKREGRYAPLAEDRDQGDEKHTVSPSRFDATGHWANAPRSFDGLNPERIFAGRQLWNHVREMIDRLPPAQKAVLIMRDVEGHDAAKTCELLELTPENQRVMLHRARTRIRNEIEILLVGKDAGHHASVKGML, from the coding sequence ATGGGCTTCACATTCTTCGTCGCCGCAGTCGGCTTCGGCCTGCGCATACACGCAGACGGGCTGTTTCTCGATCAGCTTCGCAGCGGAGACCCCGAGGCGCTGCGTCTGCTCGTCGAGCGTCATCAGGCTGCCCTTGTCGGCCTGGCGCAGACCATCGTGAAGAACCGCGCAATGGCCGAAGACGTCGCTCAGGAAACCTGGCTTTCGGTCATTGCCAACATCTCCAGATTTGAAGGCAAGGCTGCCCTGTCGACCTGGATTATCGCCATTCTGCTGAACAAGGCGAAAACCCACGCCAAACGTGAAGGACGCTATGCGCCTCTCGCCGAGGACCGTGATCAGGGCGATGAGAAGCACACCGTGTCGCCATCGCGTTTCGATGCGACAGGGCACTGGGCCAACGCACCTCGCTCCTTCGACGGCTTGAACCCGGAGCGGATATTCGCCGGGCGACAGTTGTGGAACCATGTTCGCGAGATGATCGATCGACTTCCTCCCGCGCAGAAAGCGGTTCTCATCATGCGTGATGTTGAGGGTCATGATGCCGCGAAAACCTGCGAGCTTCTCGAACTCACCCCTGAGAACCAGCGTGTCATGCTGCACCGCGCCCGCACCCGTATCCGCAATGAGATCGAAATCTTGCTTGTCGGAAAGGATGCCGGGCATCACGCAAGCGTGAAAGGAATGCTGTAA
- a CDS encoding ABC transporter substrate-binding protein — translation MRLTILSTLLFAGTSLSAGSALAAGELNLICAADVVICEQMQGDFEKAHDIKVNMVRMSSGEAYAKIRAEARNPKTDLWWAGTGDPHLQAASEGLTEEYKSPMLDELQDWAKNQAESSGFKTVGVYAGALGWGYNTDIFKQKGYKEPVCWADLLAPELKGEIQIANPNSSGTAYTALASLVQIMGEDKAFEYLKALNANISQYTKSGSAPVKAAARGETGLGIVFMHDAVAQTAEGFPVKSIAPCEGTGYEIGSMSIVKGARNMENAKAWYDWSLKPEVQSRMKDAKSFQLPSNKTAEIPKEAPRFEDIKLIDYDFKSYGDPEKRKALLERWDREIGAIAN, via the coding sequence ATGCGACTGACTATACTCTCCACTCTACTCTTCGCCGGCACGAGCTTGTCTGCCGGCTCGGCCTTGGCCGCCGGTGAGCTCAACCTCATCTGCGCCGCGGACGTCGTCATCTGCGAACAGATGCAGGGCGATTTCGAAAAGGCCCATGACATCAAGGTCAACATGGTTCGCATGTCTTCGGGCGAGGCCTATGCCAAGATCCGTGCAGAAGCCCGCAACCCAAAGACCGACCTCTGGTGGGCCGGCACCGGCGACCCTCATCTCCAGGCCGCCTCCGAGGGGCTGACGGAAGAATACAAGTCGCCAATGCTCGACGAGTTGCAGGATTGGGCGAAGAATCAGGCCGAAAGCTCGGGCTTCAAGACCGTCGGCGTTTATGCCGGGGCGCTCGGCTGGGGCTACAACACCGATATCTTCAAACAGAAGGGCTACAAGGAACCGGTCTGCTGGGCCGACCTCCTGGCGCCGGAACTGAAGGGCGAGATCCAGATCGCCAATCCCAATTCGTCCGGGACGGCCTATACGGCACTCGCCTCGCTCGTGCAGATCATGGGTGAAGACAAGGCCTTCGAATACCTGAAGGCGCTCAACGCCAACATCTCGCAGTACACCAAGTCCGGCTCCGCGCCGGTCAAGGCGGCTGCCCGTGGTGAAACCGGCCTCGGCATCGTCTTCATGCATGATGCCGTAGCCCAGACGGCCGAAGGTTTCCCCGTCAAGTCCATCGCACCTTGCGAGGGCACCGGCTACGAGATCGGCTCCATGTCGATCGTCAAGGGCGCCCGGAACATGGAAAACGCCAAGGCCTGGTACGACTGGTCTCTGAAGCCGGAAGTGCAGTCGCGCATGAAGGACGCCAAGTCCTTCCAGCTTCCCTCGAACAAGACAGCCGAGATCCCCAAGGAAGCGCCGCGGTTCGAAGACATCAAGCTGATCGACTACGACTTCAAGTCCTATGGCGATCCGGAAAAGCGCAAGGCTCTGCTCGAGCGCTGGGATCGTGAGATTGGCGCCATCGCCAACTGA
- a CDS encoding tetratricopeptide repeat protein has protein sequence MRLDAYNLSTSTVSSDAETAFEAAVHGLAAHSPDTGVALQSTLTADPDHVAALALKGFANLILARSELAMPAADALAAARKAMAYRDGGTRDEQVLVHALAAAVDGSFATAAHRLDEGFAERPATFLPFKISHALRFMLGDASGMLSASNRVMEVWSDDLPAAGFLLGCHAFALEEHGFYQAAEAAGQRAVRLQPDDAWGLHAVSHVHEMRGDTAAGITWLEEGRSSWSRCNNFAFHMAWHLALLHLERGDHEQVLRIYDEEVRPQQTDDFRDMANAVSLLWRLNQTGVDVGSRWGDLAEIALKRRHDTTLIFASLHTLAALVALGEYTGVRDLISGLEVKAAGNGDQAQVAAKVGLPLARIIAGMSTAADRQKLDQLVLDMPMIGGSNAQRDFFLLAVAKAAGTNGDSAGFSRIRAVRGLLRAEDRLIGSIDMHRTL, from the coding sequence ATGAGACTAGATGCCTATAATTTATCGACGAGCACGGTAAGCTCAGACGCTGAAACGGCTTTCGAGGCGGCGGTCCATGGTCTCGCCGCCCATAGCCCAGACACCGGGGTCGCACTCCAGTCGACCCTCACGGCGGACCCCGATCACGTCGCAGCACTTGCGCTCAAGGGTTTTGCGAACCTCATTCTCGCGCGGTCTGAACTGGCAATGCCAGCGGCCGACGCACTGGCTGCGGCGCGAAAGGCCATGGCCTATCGTGATGGCGGAACACGGGACGAGCAGGTTCTGGTGCATGCGCTTGCGGCGGCCGTGGATGGCTCCTTCGCAACCGCCGCCCACCGGCTGGACGAGGGCTTTGCCGAGCGGCCGGCCACCTTTCTCCCGTTCAAGATTTCGCACGCCCTTCGCTTCATGCTGGGCGATGCCAGCGGAATGCTGTCGGCAAGCAACCGTGTGATGGAAGTCTGGAGCGACGACTTGCCGGCTGCCGGCTTCCTGCTCGGCTGTCATGCATTCGCACTCGAGGAGCATGGCTTCTATCAGGCCGCCGAAGCGGCCGGACAGCGCGCAGTTCGCCTGCAGCCGGATGATGCCTGGGGCCTGCATGCCGTGTCCCATGTCCACGAGATGAGGGGCGACACCGCAGCCGGCATAACCTGGCTCGAAGAGGGCCGCAGTTCGTGGTCACGCTGCAACAACTTCGCCTTCCACATGGCCTGGCATCTGGCGCTGCTGCATCTCGAGCGTGGCGATCACGAACAGGTCCTGAGGATTTATGACGAGGAAGTGCGTCCGCAACAGACGGACGATTTCCGCGACATGGCAAACGCCGTCTCGCTTCTGTGGCGGCTCAACCAGACAGGTGTGGATGTGGGATCCCGATGGGGGGACCTGGCAGAGATCGCGCTGAAGCGGCGACATGATACGACGCTGATATTTGCCTCTCTGCACACGCTGGCGGCTCTTGTCGCCCTTGGCGAATACACCGGCGTGCGCGACCTCATCAGCGGGCTGGAGGTGAAGGCCGCCGGCAACGGCGACCAGGCGCAGGTTGCCGCCAAGGTCGGATTGCCTCTGGCCCGCATCATCGCCGGAATGAGCACTGCGGCCGATCGGCAGAAGCTGGATCAGCTCGTCCTCGACATGCCGATGATCGGTGGCAGCAATGCCCAGCGCGACTTTTTCCTTCTCGCAGTCGCCAAGGCTGCGGGCACGAATGGTGACAGCGCGGGCTTCTCCCGGATCCGCGCCGTGCGCGGCCTGCTGCGCGCCGAAGATCGCCTGATCGGGTCGATCGACATGCACAGAACACTCTGA